A genomic segment from Idiomarina piscisalsi encodes:
- the apaG gene encoding Co2+/Mg2+ efflux protein ApaG, with the protein MAGIIEIEVNTHYLSAQSSPESEQYVFSYTITITNSTAQQVQLLAREWRITDAENKITRVAGDGVVGQQPILKAGESFSYTSGTVLATPIGTMEGHYLMLDENGDQFKADIPSFRLAIPNIIH; encoded by the coding sequence ATGGCAGGCATTATCGAGATTGAAGTCAATACGCACTACTTATCGGCACAGTCTTCGCCCGAGTCTGAGCAATATGTGTTTTCCTATACCATCACCATTACGAACTCGACAGCTCAACAAGTGCAATTGTTGGCAAGGGAGTGGCGCATTACCGATGCTGAGAATAAGATTACCCGAGTCGCTGGTGACGGTGTTGTCGGACAACAACCGATTTTAAAGGCTGGTGAGTCTTTCAGCTACACCAGTGGTACCGTTTTAGCGACGCCCATTGGTACTATGGAAGGTCATTATTTAATGCTCGATGAAAACGGCGACCAGTTTAAGGCGGATATCCCGTCTTTTCGTCTCGCTATTCCCAATATTATTCACTAA
- the pdxA gene encoding 4-hydroxythreonine-4-phosphate dehydrogenase PdxA, whose product MSYPTLIFTPGEPAGIGPDLILKVAQQPLEAAVVVCADKNMLRERAELLNLPVTFHKYQKGQKVPKHEAGHLWVEHLPVCEPVTAGELTVANGHYVVDCLKRASDGNLSGEFDAIVTGPVHKGVINQAGVAFSGHTEFLAHEADCNDVVMMLATEGLRVALVTTHIPLAYVSKAITKERLTNILTILHNDLTQKFGETQPKILVCGLNPHAGESGHLGHEEIETIAPVIETLNAGGMNLHGPYPADTIFQPKYLDDASAVVAMYHDQGLPVLKYKGFGQAVNITLGLPYIRTSVDHGTALDLAGTGNINDGSCRLAIQTAIDMANASYYE is encoded by the coding sequence GTGAGTTATCCAACGCTGATATTTACTCCGGGCGAGCCCGCCGGGATTGGCCCGGATTTAATATTGAAAGTGGCGCAGCAGCCCCTGGAGGCTGCTGTTGTCGTTTGCGCTGATAAAAATATGCTGCGCGAGCGAGCAGAACTTCTGAACTTGCCAGTGACATTCCATAAGTACCAAAAAGGCCAAAAAGTGCCTAAGCACGAGGCCGGTCATTTATGGGTTGAGCATTTACCTGTGTGTGAGCCTGTGACGGCTGGTGAGCTGACCGTTGCCAATGGTCATTATGTGGTCGATTGTTTGAAACGTGCTTCCGATGGCAATTTATCGGGTGAATTTGATGCCATCGTGACCGGCCCTGTTCACAAAGGGGTGATTAATCAGGCCGGCGTCGCTTTTTCCGGACACACTGAGTTTTTAGCTCACGAAGCAGACTGTAACGACGTTGTTATGATGCTGGCAACAGAGGGCCTACGCGTCGCTTTAGTCACCACGCACATACCTTTGGCGTACGTTTCTAAAGCAATTACTAAAGAACGACTAACAAACATCCTGACGATACTACACAACGACTTAACCCAAAAATTCGGCGAAACTCAGCCCAAAATTTTAGTTTGCGGCTTAAACCCGCATGCCGGTGAGTCCGGTCATTTAGGCCATGAGGAAATAGAAACCATTGCTCCGGTTATCGAAACGCTCAATGCCGGTGGCATGAACTTACACGGTCCGTACCCGGCTGATACCATCTTTCAGCCAAAATATTTAGATGATGCCAGTGCTGTTGTTGCCATGTATCATGATCAGGGTCTGCCGGTTTTAAAGTACAAAGGCTTTGGACAAGCGGTCAATATTACGCTCGGCCTGCCCTACATTCGAACCTCAGTTGACCATGGTACCGCGCTCGATTTAGCGGGTACTGGCAATATAAACGACGGTAGCTGCCGCTTGGCAATACAAACCGCTATTGATATGGCAAACGCAAGTTATTATGAGTAA
- the murU gene encoding N-acetylmuramate alpha-1-phosphate uridylyltransferase MurU, with product MKAMILAAGRGQRMRPLTDNQPKPLLSVAGKPLLAYHLEKLASAGVREVVINHAWKGEQIEQFVGDGSEWELQVSFSPEPEGGLETAGGIIQALPLLGNEPFWVINGDIWTDWDYSELPKSLPDDMLAHLVMVDNPPHNADGDFAVKDGYLTEKTQDSKTFAGIGLYRKTLLEPYPEGKHPLKPFFEKAMAERKILASVMDGLWTDVGTPERLEQLNQQVGKQK from the coding sequence ATGAAAGCGATGATTTTAGCGGCGGGTCGCGGGCAGCGCATGCGGCCACTCACCGATAATCAGCCGAAACCGTTGTTGTCCGTTGCGGGAAAGCCTTTGTTGGCCTATCACTTAGAAAAACTCGCCAGCGCTGGTGTTCGGGAAGTGGTGATTAATCATGCCTGGAAAGGAGAGCAAATAGAGCAATTCGTTGGTGACGGTTCCGAATGGGAGCTGCAGGTATCGTTTTCTCCAGAGCCGGAGGGCGGACTGGAGACCGCTGGCGGCATTATTCAAGCGCTACCGTTATTGGGAAATGAGCCGTTCTGGGTGATTAACGGGGATATTTGGACGGACTGGGATTATTCTGAACTGCCGAAAAGCCTACCGGATGACATGCTGGCGCATCTGGTCATGGTTGATAATCCGCCGCATAACGCTGATGGCGACTTTGCCGTTAAGGATGGCTACCTGACAGAAAAAACGCAGGATTCGAAAACTTTTGCCGGCATTGGTCTGTACCGAAAAACCTTGTTAGAACCTTATCCTGAAGGGAAGCACCCATTAAAACCATTTTTTGAAAAAGCGATGGCTGAGCGAAAAATTCTGGCGTCTGTTATGGACGGCTTGTGGACTGACGTGGGCACTCCCGAACGGCTGGAGCAACTGAATCAACAAGTAGGAAAACAAAAATGA
- a CDS encoding aminoglycoside phosphotransferase family protein, with translation MSHPFWSLLALLYLRKGQYNKAILFVSLFDTLQVLRVESIFLEGILEDKRELALRAWCELQTGVTQPTLEVVSGDASFRRYFRATNGRESLIAVDCPPDKEPMEPFLAVAEAYRDAGVTVPEVVAADTEHGFMLQSDFGQILLLSKLHERNARQFYGDALAALPHIMDVTKTRLGALPKFDQALLERELGLFKDWLLGTHLNVEWQPDDERIWTRFCDIMINNTLAQPQVGVHRDYHSRNLMLLNDDRIGIIDFQDAVVGPITYDAVSLLRDCYIEWPDELVDELSNTLRQRLIDSNRLAAQTDEAQWQQWFDLMGMQRHTKAAGIFARLAHRDKKPGYLQDVPRTLGYLERISQRYTDLNEYNVWLNERVLPAWEQQ, from the coding sequence ATGAGTCATCCGTTTTGGTCGTTGTTAGCATTATTGTATCTACGTAAAGGGCAATATAATAAAGCAATTTTGTTTGTTTCGCTATTTGATACACTGCAAGTTTTACGCGTAGAAAGTATATTTCTGGAGGGCATTTTGGAAGATAAACGTGAACTGGCTCTGCGAGCTTGGTGTGAGTTGCAGACTGGCGTAACACAACCAACGTTGGAAGTGGTCTCTGGAGACGCTAGTTTCCGCCGGTATTTTCGCGCAACCAATGGACGGGAAAGCCTTATTGCCGTTGACTGCCCTCCTGATAAAGAGCCGATGGAACCCTTTTTAGCGGTCGCAGAAGCTTATCGCGATGCCGGGGTGACAGTTCCGGAAGTGGTGGCCGCTGACACTGAGCATGGCTTCATGTTGCAGTCGGACTTTGGTCAAATTTTGTTGCTGAGTAAGCTGCATGAGCGCAATGCACGGCAGTTTTATGGCGATGCGCTAGCGGCGCTGCCTCATATTATGGACGTGACTAAAACTCGGTTAGGTGCTTTGCCGAAGTTCGACCAGGCGTTACTTGAGCGCGAATTGGGACTTTTCAAAGACTGGTTGCTGGGAACTCATTTGAATGTTGAGTGGCAGCCCGATGATGAACGAATTTGGACTCGTTTTTGCGACATAATGATAAATAATACGCTGGCGCAGCCTCAAGTTGGCGTGCACCGCGACTATCACTCCAGAAATTTGATGCTGCTGAATGATGATCGCATTGGCATTATTGATTTCCAGGATGCGGTCGTGGGTCCTATTACCTATGATGCGGTGTCGCTGCTACGTGATTGCTACATCGAATGGCCGGATGAATTGGTCGATGAATTAAGTAATACCTTGCGTCAGCGTTTGATAGACAGCAACCGATTAGCGGCACAAACGGATGAAGCTCAGTGGCAACAGTGGTTTGATTTAATGGGTATGCAGCGGCACACCAAGGCGGCAGGAATATTTGCCCGCTTAGCTCACCGTGACAAGAAGCCGGGATACCTGCAGGACGTCCCCAGAACTCTGGGGTATCTGGAACGAATTAGCCAGCGTTACACTGACCTGAATGAATACAACGTTTGGTTGAATGAACGAGTACTACCGGCGTGGGAGCAACAATGA
- the surA gene encoding peptidylprolyl isomerase SurA: MKKLVAFFATAMLLATPLLVSNTTQAQQLLDRVVVVVDDGVVLQSQIDQLVQQVKAGNNFNSANAPSDEVLETQAIERLILQEIQLQMADRMGIEVSDAQLEQTINGIAQEQNLTVDELRQKMADNGVSWASYRENVRNEITIQQVQRAAVQQRVSITPQEINNLVKLIDSNQSTQTEYRLGHILISADSNSSQSELEKAKDRAETVLRLLDEGSDFSDLAIRSSSGSAALDGGDMGWMTINSMPTLFAEAVEGKSAGDVVGPIRSGVGFHILKVQDKRGEQTVEVEEVKARHILIQPSVILSDNKAKEMLNSFREQIAAGNKTFEELAKEHSSDPGSASRGGDLGWARPDKYAPEFKEKVETIPANTISEPFKTQFGWHIVEVTDRRTTDATNESKQERAYQMLFSRKFREELDNWQQEMRDQAYIRRVAE, translated from the coding sequence ATGAAAAAATTGGTAGCTTTTTTTGCAACGGCAATGCTTTTGGCAACGCCATTGCTGGTCAGTAACACAACTCAGGCACAGCAGCTTCTGGACCGGGTTGTTGTCGTCGTTGACGACGGTGTTGTATTACAAAGCCAAATTGACCAACTGGTGCAACAGGTAAAAGCAGGTAACAACTTCAACTCTGCTAACGCCCCCTCCGACGAAGTATTGGAAACCCAAGCGATTGAGCGACTGATATTGCAGGAAATTCAGCTACAAATGGCTGACCGCATGGGTATCGAAGTAAGTGACGCACAACTCGAGCAAACCATTAACGGCATTGCTCAAGAGCAAAACCTGACCGTCGATGAGCTGCGCCAGAAAATGGCTGACAACGGCGTTAGCTGGGCGAGCTACCGCGAAAATGTTCGCAACGAAATTACCATTCAGCAGGTTCAGCGAGCGGCCGTTCAGCAACGTGTTTCTATTACGCCTCAAGAAATCAATAACCTGGTTAAACTAATAGACAGTAACCAAAGCACTCAAACTGAATACCGCTTGGGACATATTCTTATTTCCGCAGACTCTAATTCATCGCAAAGCGAGCTGGAAAAAGCGAAAGATCGCGCTGAAACCGTGTTAAGACTGCTGGACGAAGGAAGCGATTTTTCTGACTTGGCAATACGTTCGTCGTCAGGCTCGGCGGCATTAGACGGCGGTGACATGGGCTGGATGACAATTAATAGTATGCCAACGTTGTTCGCTGAAGCCGTTGAAGGAAAATCAGCCGGAGATGTCGTTGGTCCTATTCGCAGTGGTGTTGGTTTCCACATTCTGAAAGTTCAGGACAAACGCGGCGAGCAAACCGTTGAAGTTGAAGAAGTCAAAGCACGCCATATTCTGATTCAGCCGTCTGTTATTTTGTCCGACAATAAAGCCAAGGAAATGCTGAATTCGTTCCGCGAACAAATAGCTGCCGGAAACAAAACGTTTGAAGAGTTAGCGAAAGAGCACTCTTCTGATCCAGGTTCTGCTTCGCGTGGCGGTGACTTAGGCTGGGCACGACCGGATAAGTACGCACCTGAATTCAAAGAAAAAGTCGAAACCATTCCAGCGAATACCATTAGTGAGCCATTCAAGACTCAGTTTGGCTGGCATATAGTGGAAGTGACAGACAGACGCACGACCGATGCAACCAACGAAAGCAAACAAGAACGTGCTTATCAGATGTTGTTTAGCCGTAAGTTCCGTGAAGAATTGGACAACTGGCAACAGGAAATGCGCGATCAAGCCTACATAAGACGGGTTGCTGAGTGA
- the lptD gene encoding LPS assembly protein LptD, protein MTHLLLRLTTVTSLLPVLLLSLSGLASATPQNSVSQPLVCQVTPVESIADKSLQLQAIQAGAIGVESQSARILSNDKAYFEGNVIIQHNGQWLSTQAATLDQQKGQIEASNGINFSDGYLNVSGESLFLDLNSNEARLYSSDYRLTNVNARGHAELLYLSQQNVLLQDSSFTTCPGETPAWQLRAERIEIDENSDFGEAWHARFELFDVPILYLPYFNFPISDARKTGFLYPTFDSSSSNGFEVEVPYYWNIAPNMDATIAPIYMSERGTMFSGEYRYLFEESAGQLNLEYLNNDRAIATEESRYLWHVQHKTQFNEQLSLYLDGTQISDDNYLNDFGSDFAGRADTHLYRVAQLDYINENWTAQVRTEDYEILGDYLSPYRTLPQISLSYEQNKFTGFSTNLYTELTYFQNQDKASNYATRAHVEPSVKYRYEKPAFDTEAELSYLFTRYRQQSDDARLDDDVTRALPRLRLQAQLHLERETSDGYRQTLSPQIQYLYVPYENQQNIGIYDTALLQDDYYGLFRSRRFSGLDRIAEANQVTYGLTTSLFTDSEREVLRASLGQIYNIEDSRTELLIDETNEPTFTSSNSEWVADINWTMTDEWSLKSSIQYDTELNSTRKSQTALEYRKNSSNLVQVSHRKATNILNNDIEQIGTQAVFAASKQWQVAANVFYDLTHDRVNDAMVGVQYSNCCWAVRVSAYRRINRDLEPAFNNATINADTEFDNGISIQFIISGLASDNRGLIDMLEKSTYGYRRPFYLSN, encoded by the coding sequence ATGACTCATTTGTTGCTTAGACTTACCACAGTAACGTCGCTGCTCCCTGTCCTGCTACTATCTCTTTCAGGTTTGGCATCAGCAACGCCACAAAATTCAGTATCTCAACCGTTGGTATGTCAGGTTACGCCTGTTGAAAGCATTGCCGATAAGTCTTTGCAGCTGCAAGCAATACAAGCCGGCGCAATCGGTGTCGAGTCTCAATCTGCACGCATTTTATCAAATGACAAAGCTTACTTTGAGGGTAACGTCATTATCCAGCACAACGGGCAATGGCTATCTACTCAGGCAGCAACACTCGATCAGCAAAAAGGTCAAATTGAGGCCAGCAATGGTATTAACTTCAGCGATGGCTACTTAAATGTCAGTGGCGAATCGCTGTTTTTAGACTTAAACAGTAATGAGGCCCGGCTGTACTCCAGTGACTACAGGCTGACCAACGTCAACGCCCGTGGGCACGCGGAACTGCTGTATTTATCGCAGCAAAACGTACTGCTGCAAGACTCCAGCTTCACCACCTGCCCCGGCGAAACTCCCGCATGGCAGCTACGCGCAGAGCGGATTGAAATAGACGAGAACAGTGACTTTGGTGAGGCCTGGCACGCACGTTTTGAGCTCTTTGACGTTCCTATTCTTTATTTGCCCTACTTCAACTTTCCAATAAGCGACGCGCGCAAAACAGGGTTCCTGTACCCAACTTTCGACTCGTCTTCTAGTAATGGCTTCGAGGTTGAAGTACCTTATTACTGGAATATAGCGCCGAATATGGACGCCACGATAGCGCCCATCTATATGTCTGAACGCGGCACGATGTTTTCCGGAGAGTATCGCTATTTATTTGAAGAGAGCGCAGGCCAATTAAATCTGGAATACTTAAATAATGACCGTGCTATCGCAACCGAAGAAAGCCGCTACCTTTGGCATGTTCAGCACAAGACGCAATTTAATGAGCAATTAAGCCTGTACCTGGATGGTACGCAAATCAGTGACGATAACTACTTAAATGATTTTGGCAGCGACTTCGCTGGACGCGCAGATACCCACCTATACCGAGTGGCTCAGCTTGATTACATCAACGAAAACTGGACAGCTCAGGTCCGAACCGAAGACTACGAGATTTTGGGTGATTATCTCAGTCCATATAGAACACTACCGCAAATCAGTCTGAGTTATGAACAAAACAAATTCACGGGTTTTAGTACTAACTTATACACTGAACTGACCTACTTTCAGAACCAAGACAAGGCCAGTAATTATGCGACTCGTGCCCACGTTGAGCCCAGCGTTAAATATCGCTATGAAAAACCCGCTTTTGACACTGAAGCAGAGCTGTCTTACCTATTTACTCGTTACCGCCAGCAAAGCGACGATGCCCGACTAGATGACGATGTCACACGGGCATTACCGAGATTACGTTTACAAGCTCAGCTGCATTTAGAGCGAGAAACCAGCGACGGATACCGTCAAACGCTGTCACCGCAAATTCAGTATTTGTATGTGCCTTACGAAAACCAACAGAACATCGGCATTTACGACACGGCATTATTACAAGACGACTATTACGGTCTATTTCGCAGCCGCCGTTTTTCGGGGCTTGACCGGATTGCGGAAGCGAATCAGGTAACATACGGACTCACAACCAGTCTATTCACGGATAGCGAGCGCGAAGTGTTAAGAGCCAGCCTCGGCCAAATATATAACATCGAAGACAGTAGAACAGAGCTTCTCATTGATGAAACGAACGAGCCGACATTCACTTCCAGCAACAGTGAATGGGTTGCCGATATAAACTGGACAATGACCGACGAATGGTCACTAAAGAGTTCTATCCAGTACGATACGGAACTTAATAGCACACGTAAGAGTCAGACCGCACTGGAGTATCGAAAAAACAGCAGCAACTTAGTGCAGGTCAGTCACCGTAAAGCGACTAATATTTTAAATAACGACATTGAACAAATTGGTACTCAGGCCGTATTTGCTGCCAGTAAACAATGGCAAGTCGCAGCAAATGTATTTTACGACTTAACACACGATCGGGTAAATGATGCTATGGTAGGCGTCCAATACAGCAATTGCTGCTGGGCTGTTCGCGTCAGTGCTTATCGAAGAATAAATCGTGATCTTGAACCGGCCTTTAACAATGCGACGATTAACGCTGACACCGAGTTTGACAACGGTATTAGCATACAATTTATTATTAGCGGTTTAGCCTCTGATAATCGGGGGCTGATAGATATGCTCGAGAAAAGTACGTACGGTTATCGCCGTCCTTTTTATCTCAGTAACTAG
- a CDS encoding symmetrical bis(5'-nucleosyl)-tetraphosphatase: protein MATYVVGDIQGCYRELMALLETVGFSHNTDQLWCVGDIVARGPDSVDALRFFYTNEHSVHSVLGNHDLNLVAVLLGHREAKRNDKLNGILTASEQLDWVDWLRNQPLMHQLSESNVVSHAGIYPWWSVDEAQVHADEVSDALKSTDFEHFIKSMFSNKPSKWDSSLSGFDRYRFIVNAFTRMRYCHPNGELDLTRKDDPNQHSSQDDLQPWFNFWSSNNYRLLFGHWAALMGKTHRQDIVALDTGCVWGQYMTLYDLNSDNFYYQNAFKA from the coding sequence ATGGCCACTTACGTAGTCGGTGACATTCAAGGTTGTTATCGCGAGCTCATGGCGTTACTGGAAACCGTCGGTTTCAGTCATAACACGGACCAGCTTTGGTGTGTTGGTGATATCGTTGCAAGAGGCCCTGACTCGGTTGATGCTCTGCGCTTTTTCTATACGAATGAGCACTCGGTTCACTCAGTGCTGGGCAATCACGATCTTAACTTGGTCGCTGTTCTGCTGGGCCATAGAGAAGCGAAACGCAACGACAAGCTCAACGGCATTTTAACCGCATCCGAGCAGTTAGACTGGGTAGACTGGCTGCGAAACCAACCGTTGATGCATCAATTAAGTGAATCCAATGTGGTTTCACACGCGGGTATTTACCCCTGGTGGTCTGTCGATGAAGCTCAAGTTCACGCTGACGAGGTCTCCGATGCGTTGAAAAGCACTGACTTTGAACACTTTATTAAAAGCATGTTTAGTAATAAGCCTTCAAAATGGGACTCAAGTCTTAGCGGATTCGACCGATACCGTTTTATAGTGAACGCATTTACGCGTATGCGTTATTGTCACCCAAATGGTGAACTTGATTTAACTCGCAAGGATGATCCGAATCAACATTCGTCGCAGGATGACTTGCAGCCGTGGTTTAACTTTTGGTCAAGCAACAACTATCGGCTATTATTCGGACATTGGGCTGCATTAATGGGCAAAACCCATCGCCAGGACATTGTTGCGTTAGATACCGGATGTGTTTGGGGACAATATATGACGCTGTATGACCTTAATAGTGATAACTTTTATTATCAAAATGCGTTTAAGGCTTAG
- the djlA gene encoding co-chaperone DjlA: MIWGKVIGALAGFAFMKWPGAILGALVGHWFDRGMAQDFSKRGAWGRFLYGAEKAAGDANFIYTLFAVMGHVAKAKGRVTERDIAQAQYLMQQLKLDTDATKEAQDAFREGKEATFPLQQVMKDFSASFYGNRDVLQLFMEQLIGLALNDGVLDKTEHEVLVDVAKALGFTRFQLDQWLMMEKAAFRFHQQRQRSHAGSGGRQSSTKNDLADAYQILGVTEKNSNAEIKKAYRKLMARHHPDKLASQGLPEEVMKQAQQKARDIQAAYEQVKEHRDIR, from the coding sequence ATGATTTGGGGAAAAGTAATAGGCGCGTTGGCTGGGTTTGCTTTTATGAAATGGCCGGGCGCAATTTTAGGTGCGTTGGTCGGGCATTGGTTTGACCGTGGTATGGCTCAGGACTTTTCTAAGCGAGGTGCCTGGGGGCGTTTTTTATATGGTGCAGAGAAAGCGGCCGGCGATGCGAATTTCATTTATACCCTATTTGCGGTGATGGGGCATGTCGCCAAAGCAAAAGGGCGAGTGACCGAGCGCGATATTGCACAAGCGCAGTATTTAATGCAACAGCTAAAACTGGACACCGATGCGACCAAAGAAGCACAGGATGCCTTCCGTGAAGGCAAAGAAGCTACCTTTCCGCTGCAACAAGTAATGAAAGACTTCAGCGCATCATTTTATGGCAACCGAGATGTGCTTCAGCTCTTCATGGAACAACTGATAGGCCTTGCTCTGAATGATGGCGTACTGGATAAGACCGAACATGAAGTACTGGTGGATGTGGCAAAAGCGCTAGGCTTCACACGTTTCCAACTTGATCAGTGGTTGATGATGGAAAAAGCGGCGTTTCGTTTTCATCAGCAGCGTCAGCGCAGTCATGCGGGAAGTGGCGGGCGCCAGTCGTCGACGAAAAACGATTTAGCAGACGCTTACCAAATATTGGGTGTGACTGAGAAAAACAGCAATGCAGAAATTAAAAAGGCATACCGGAAATTAATGGCGCGACATCATCCCGATAAGTTAGCGTCGCAGGGGCTTCCCGAAGAGGTGATGAAGCAGGCACAGCAAAAAGCGAGAGATATCCAAGCGGCTTATGAGCAGGTAAAAGAGCACAGAGATATTCGCTAA
- the rsmA gene encoding 16S rRNA (adenine(1518)-N(6)/adenine(1519)-N(6))-dimethyltransferase RsmA: MSKHQNHSQTHLGHRARKRFGQNFLNDEGIIEEIVDAINPEPGENLIEIGPGLAALTEPVADRSGHLKVVEIDRDLVERLRTHPFLNQKLDVIEADALKTDFRQFTDEKPARVFGNLPYNISTPLIFHLLSFADSIEDMHFMLQKEVVDRLAAEPGSKNYGRISVGVQQACEVTPVVYVPPSAFTPPPKVESAVVRLTPYKTSPYPVKDRKQLHSLCLTAFNQRRKTIRNNLKGLIPAEQLESLGIDPSARPEALSVQDYCKLSDWLTEQAE, encoded by the coding sequence ATGAGTAAACACCAAAACCACTCCCAAACTCACTTGGGACACCGTGCCCGTAAACGCTTCGGTCAAAACTTCTTAAATGACGAAGGCATTATTGAAGAAATTGTTGATGCCATTAATCCGGAGCCCGGTGAAAACTTGATTGAAATTGGGCCAGGCCTGGCCGCTTTGACCGAGCCAGTGGCCGACCGTAGTGGTCATTTGAAAGTTGTCGAAATTGACCGAGACTTGGTTGAGCGCTTGCGTACGCACCCCTTTTTGAACCAAAAACTGGACGTTATAGAAGCAGATGCGCTTAAAACGGACTTTCGTCAATTTACCGATGAAAAACCCGCTCGTGTGTTTGGGAACTTGCCCTACAATATATCGACACCACTTATCTTTCATTTACTGTCATTTGCCGACAGCATTGAAGATATGCATTTTATGCTGCAAAAAGAAGTGGTTGACCGATTAGCGGCAGAGCCAGGCTCAAAAAACTACGGTCGCATTAGCGTCGGTGTGCAGCAAGCATGTGAGGTAACTCCAGTTGTCTATGTGCCCCCCTCGGCGTTCACCCCACCGCCAAAAGTAGAGTCAGCGGTGGTTCGCTTAACGCCTTATAAGACCAGTCCCTACCCGGTTAAAGACCGCAAACAATTGCACAGTTTGTGTTTGACAGCGTTTAACCAACGTCGTAAAACAATAAGAAATAATCTCAAAGGGCTGATACCCGCTGAGCAGTTAGAGTCGCTGGGCATTGACCCATCAGCGAGACCAGAAGCGCTGTCAGTCCAGGACTATTGCAAACTTTCAGATTGGTTAACCGAGCAGGCTGAGTAA
- a CDS encoding DUF3530 family protein, whose product MKRHFLIAFLLLFVTAPVLNAQDDLQRYLPEDQLHWLTDGDAARFLVLKKEYLQAFESGQMTLIPDWHYHPLQSFYVSYLYEVAPDFGWTTWALTPPDNTIRTDNLQTPATRTHFPEQADDSLFEPLVAALENRIALLQEETLKQPGFAVWVVEGITADITLRLLEKTPSMMPDALVIVNAYIPQYHFNKALSERIAKSPLRILDIRTAESNRWLEAQWSLRKKLATKYQHVSYRQRQLLTSGNAGQAELRSTVKGWLEFHGY is encoded by the coding sequence ATGAAACGTCATTTTCTTATCGCCTTTTTGCTGCTTTTCGTCACTGCTCCTGTGTTGAATGCACAGGACGATTTGCAGCGTTACCTTCCCGAGGACCAATTGCATTGGTTGACGGACGGTGACGCTGCACGCTTTTTAGTACTGAAAAAAGAGTATTTACAGGCGTTCGAAAGTGGACAAATGACGCTAATTCCCGACTGGCATTATCATCCGCTGCAGTCATTTTATGTCAGTTATTTGTATGAAGTGGCCCCCGACTTTGGTTGGACAACTTGGGCGTTAACACCGCCCGATAACACCATTCGCACCGACAATTTGCAAACACCAGCGACGCGCACGCATTTTCCCGAGCAAGCAGACGATAGCCTATTCGAGCCGTTAGTTGCCGCGCTTGAAAACCGCATCGCCTTATTACAAGAGGAAACCCTCAAACAGCCTGGCTTTGCCGTTTGGGTCGTAGAGGGAATAACTGCGGATATAACACTGCGACTACTCGAAAAAACACCATCAATGATGCCGGATGCACTGGTGATAGTGAATGCTTACATTCCTCAGTATCACTTCAACAAAGCGCTCTCAGAGCGAATTGCCAAGTCACCGTTGCGTATTCTGGACATTCGAACCGCAGAGAGTAACCGGTGGCTGGAAGCACAATGGTCACTGCGCAAAAAGCTCGCCACCAAATACCAGCACGTTTCGTATCGGCAACGTCAGCTACTGACGTCCGGCAACGCCGGTCAAGCCGAGTTACGCTCCACGGTGAAAGGCTGGCTGGAGTTTCACGGGTACTGA